A window from Pirellulales bacterium encodes these proteins:
- the mobF gene encoding MobF family relaxase — MLRIHQIANAANAKAYYTTSDYFLDTPGQWIGKGAELLGLSGRCDQKDFNALCDNLNPVSGKPLTVVTRDGRRTGWDFCFNSSKSVGIARELTGDMRIEDAHCEAVTYAIGEIEKDMATRVRVGGQDDDRNTGNLVGMHVIHRTTRPNKDDHLPDMSLHSHVVVFNATHDSVENRWKAAQLGDIKHHDAPYYEALYHNRLAANLKAIGYGIRRKDKTFEVAGISDELIKRFSRRTATIEEMAAALGLRNPESKAKLGATTRLHKVELKEDDLTRYWRSRLSHKERATMEKLDGHESYQSDERQATRYAIAHMFERDSVVDERRLYEAAIRHGIGCVSPDGIRAEAVRQGVLSNGKEATTRDLLAEERRIIAFARDGRGTCKPMATEEQLTRQKDFQNLSAEQKRIVMHIGRSTDRVIVVEGDAGTGKTDSLLVTIPGINTPGVMLAPSADASRGVLRSKGFANADTLAKFLQDKEFQEQAKGGFILLDEAPLAGFKDIDQLMKVAKEINARVILLGDRKQHGSVQRGNLFPVLERFAGLPVGRLTEIFRQQNDCYKQAVASLAKGDMTGGFDRLFDLGWVKETSSNAPLVDDYMAAIQANKSVIVVAPTHVEGDEITAEIRSRLKEAGILSKDERVIERLNPLSWTEAERGDLARYEGSEVMRFHRNSGSFRAGQRVRVADWKPGQHFGKASDFSLYEPASIAIAAGDLLRATAGGKTKDGKHKFDNGYSCEVAGFTEGGDIRLKNGWVIAKDFGHLAYGYVSTSHASQGKTLDRVLISMGNESIPAISAEQFYVSVSRGRERATVFSDLPADELRQLIQRADNRKAATELMGHAAPKRTDRLRTFAKRTRDAFRQLREKAVEIFRDFSFERERSNAGQQR; from the coding sequence ATGCTGCGTATTCATCAAATAGCGAATGCGGCTAACGCGAAGGCGTACTACACCACGTCGGATTATTTTCTCGATACGCCCGGCCAATGGATCGGCAAGGGCGCCGAACTTCTCGGCCTCTCTGGTCGCTGCGATCAAAAAGATTTCAACGCCCTCTGTGACAATCTGAATCCGGTAAGCGGCAAGCCACTCACGGTCGTGACACGCGACGGCCGGCGAACTGGCTGGGATTTTTGCTTCAATTCGAGTAAGTCAGTTGGCATCGCCCGCGAACTGACGGGCGACATGCGAATCGAGGACGCTCACTGCGAAGCCGTGACCTACGCCATCGGCGAAATTGAAAAGGATATGGCGACGCGCGTGCGAGTCGGTGGCCAGGACGACGACCGCAATACCGGCAACCTCGTCGGGATGCACGTCATCCATCGCACGACGCGGCCGAATAAGGACGACCATCTGCCGGATATGTCGCTGCACAGCCACGTCGTGGTGTTCAACGCAACGCATGATTCGGTCGAAAATCGCTGGAAGGCCGCACAGCTAGGCGACATCAAACACCACGATGCGCCGTACTACGAAGCGCTCTATCACAATCGCCTGGCCGCGAATCTCAAGGCCATCGGCTACGGCATCCGCCGCAAAGACAAGACGTTTGAGGTGGCCGGGATTTCCGATGAGCTCATTAAGAGATTCAGCCGGCGGACGGCAACGATTGAGGAAATGGCAGCGGCGCTCGGGCTGCGGAATCCCGAATCGAAGGCCAAGCTTGGGGCGACAACGCGGCTGCACAAAGTCGAACTCAAGGAAGACGATTTGACGCGCTACTGGCGTAGCCGGCTTTCGCACAAAGAACGGGCGACGATGGAAAAGCTCGATGGCCACGAGTCGTATCAATCGGACGAGCGGCAGGCAACGCGCTACGCGATTGCCCACATGTTTGAACGCGACAGCGTCGTTGATGAACGGCGGCTCTATGAGGCGGCAATCCGGCATGGCATCGGCTGCGTTTCGCCGGACGGCATTCGGGCCGAGGCGGTCCGGCAGGGTGTCCTATCGAACGGCAAGGAAGCGACGACGCGGGATCTGCTCGCGGAGGAGCGCCGGATCATCGCCTTCGCCCGCGACGGCAGGGGAACCTGCAAGCCGATGGCGACGGAGGAACAGCTTACGCGGCAAAAGGATTTTCAAAATCTGTCGGCCGAACAGAAACGCATCGTCATGCACATCGGGCGCTCGACCGATCGCGTCATCGTAGTGGAAGGTGATGCCGGCACTGGCAAGACGGATTCCCTGCTGGTCACGATTCCCGGCATCAATACGCCGGGCGTTATGCTGGCTCCCTCGGCCGACGCCAGTCGCGGAGTTTTGCGGAGCAAGGGGTTCGCAAACGCCGATACGCTGGCGAAGTTTCTGCAAGACAAGGAATTCCAGGAGCAGGCCAAAGGCGGGTTCATCCTGCTCGACGAAGCGCCGCTGGCGGGCTTCAAGGATATTGACCAATTGATGAAAGTGGCAAAGGAAATTAACGCTCGGGTCATACTTCTTGGGGATCGTAAACAGCACGGCAGCGTGCAACGCGGCAACCTGTTTCCGGTGCTGGAGCGATTCGCCGGGCTGCCGGTCGGCCGCCTCACCGAAATCTTTCGTCAGCAAAACGATTGCTACAAGCAAGCGGTGGCGAGCTTGGCCAAGGGCGATATGACGGGCGGCTTCGACCGGCTTTTCGATCTCGGCTGGGTGAAAGAGACCAGCAGCAACGCGCCCCTCGTCGACGATTACATGGCGGCGATTCAGGCAAACAAGTCCGTGATTGTCGTGGCGCCGACGCATGTCGAGGGCGACGAAATCACGGCAGAGATTCGTAGCCGGCTCAAAGAGGCCGGCATTTTAAGCAAGGATGAACGGGTAATTGAGCGGCTCAATCCATTGTCCTGGACAGAAGCCGAAAGAGGCGACCTCGCCCGATATGAAGGCAGCGAAGTCATGCGGTTTCACCGCAACTCGGGCTCGTTCCGTGCCGGCCAGCGTGTCCGGGTCGCGGACTGGAAGCCCGGCCAGCACTTCGGCAAAGCGTCAGATTTTTCACTCTACGAGCCGGCGAGCATCGCGATTGCGGCTGGCGACCTGCTTCGGGCAACGGCTGGCGGGAAGACGAAGGACGGCAAGCACAAGTTCGACAACGGCTATAGCTGCGAAGTTGCCGGCTTCACCGAGGGCGGCGACATCCGGCTGAAAAATGGCTGGGTCATCGCGAAGGATTTTGGGCACCTGGCTTACGGCTACGTCAGCACATCGCACGCGTCGCAAGGCAAGACTTTGGATCGCGTGCTGATCTCGATGGGCAACGAGTCGATCCCAGCCATTTCGGCGGAACAGTTTTATGTGTCGGTTTCGCGCGGCCGCGAAAGAGCCACGGTTTTTAGCGACTTGCCGGCCGATGAATTGCGGCAACTGATTCAGCGGGCCGACAACCGAAAAGCTGCCACGGAACTCATGGGCCACGCAGCGCCGAAGCGAACCGACCGCCTGCGGACGTTTGCCAAACGCACCAGAGACGCGTTTCGTCAACTGCGTGAAAAGGCGGTCGAAATCTTCAGAGACTTCTCGTTTGAAAGGGAACGGTCAAATGCCGGACAACAACGATAA